One window of Neptuniibacter halophilus genomic DNA carries:
- the aguA gene encoding agmatine deiminase, whose translation MARTLKTTPRQDGFRMPGEFEPKKGCWLGWPERPDVWRNGAKPAQKVWVEVCRIIARSEPVTVCASAAQYENARSMLPPGVRVVEMSTNDSWLRDSGCAFLVNDQGDVRGTDWTFNAYGGLDGGLYFPWDADDKIAQKMLEIENLDRYRAPLIAEMGGIQCDGQGTVLTTEQCLLNPNRNAHLGKAEVERLLCEYMGAEKVIWLPRGCKFDETDGHIDDLACWVAPGELLLQWTDDETDPQYEIYQEAYAILKNSTDAKGRMINIHKLPQPKALVWSDEEAEGLDQIAGTHVREAGTRICASYINYYVGNKVLLVPSYDDPMDEPAQQILRELFPEHEVVGLKNAREILLGGGNVACITQPQYAGPAK comes from the coding sequence ATGGCACGAACACTCAAGACAACTCCACGTCAGGACGGCTTTCGCATGCCGGGCGAATTTGAACCCAAAAAAGGCTGCTGGCTGGGCTGGCCTGAACGCCCGGATGTATGGCGCAACGGTGCCAAACCAGCGCAGAAAGTCTGGGTGGAGGTCTGCCGGATTATCGCCCGGAGCGAGCCCGTAACAGTGTGCGCCTCCGCCGCACAGTATGAAAATGCGCGCAGCATGCTGCCACCGGGAGTCCGGGTCGTGGAGATGTCGACTAACGATTCCTGGCTGCGCGATTCCGGCTGCGCCTTTCTGGTTAATGATCAGGGCGATGTACGTGGCACCGACTGGACCTTTAACGCTTACGGCGGACTCGATGGCGGGCTCTACTTCCCCTGGGATGCAGACGACAAAATTGCACAAAAAATGCTGGAGATTGAAAACCTCGACCGCTACCGCGCCCCCCTGATCGCCGAGATGGGCGGTATCCAGTGCGACGGTCAGGGTACCGTGCTGACCACCGAGCAGTGCCTGCTCAACCCAAACCGTAACGCGCATCTGGGCAAAGCCGAGGTAGAACGGCTGCTGTGCGAATACATGGGTGCCGAGAAGGTGATCTGGCTGCCACGGGGCTGCAAGTTCGATGAAACCGACGGTCATATTGATGACCTGGCCTGCTGGGTTGCGCCCGGCGAGCTACTGCTGCAGTGGACCGACGATGAAACCGATCCGCAGTACGAGATCTATCAGGAAGCCTACGCGATCCTCAAAAACAGTACCGATGCGAAAGGCCGTATGATCAACATCCACAAACTCCCCCAGCCGAAAGCGCTGGTATGGAGCGATGAAGAAGCCGAAGGGCTGGATCAGATCGCCGGTACCCATGTCCGTGAGGCGGGCACCAGAATCTGCGCCTCCTACATCAACTATTACGTTGGTAACAAAGTACTGCTGGTGCCGAGTTACGACGACCCGATGGATGAACCGGCACAACAGATACTGCGTGAACTGTTCCCTGAACACGAAGTGGTCGGCCTGAAAAACGCCCGGGAGATCCTGCTCGGTGGCGGCAACGTCGCCTGCATCACCCAGCCTCAATACGCTGGCCCCGCGAAGTAA
- a CDS encoding polyamine ABC transporter substrate-binding protein, which yields MKKACHQLLLGCTLLTPLAHATENQTLNIYNWSDYITDEAIEHFEARTGIKVNYDVYDSQEMAETKVLLGDSGYDLVVASGAFLQRQIQAGAFQPLDKSRLKNYANLDPKVLEIVASYDPENQHAIPYMWGTTGIGYNVAQANRILGDTTPDSWKTLFEPEVISQFAECGVAIVDAPTEVSAALLKYLGKDPNSESREDLKQVEEKLRAIRPYVQYFDSSRYINDLANGEICLALGWSGDVFTASLRAAEADNGIQVDYVIPKEGAQGWADTFNLVADSGNAEAAYAFLDYLMEPEVIAGISDYIWYANANQAATPLVNPEITGHPGIYPTAETHKNLFGDRDRSAKYKRMLTRMWTRIKTDK from the coding sequence ATGAAAAAAGCATGCCACCAACTTTTGCTGGGTTGCACATTGCTCACCCCGCTGGCTCATGCAACCGAAAACCAAACCCTGAATATCTACAACTGGTCCGATTACATCACCGATGAAGCGATTGAGCACTTTGAGGCCCGCACCGGTATCAAGGTCAACTACGATGTTTACGACTCGCAGGAGATGGCAGAAACCAAAGTCTTACTCGGCGACAGCGGCTACGATCTGGTCGTTGCATCCGGCGCCTTCCTGCAACGCCAGATACAGGCGGGTGCCTTCCAGCCACTGGATAAAAGTCGCCTGAAAAACTATGCCAATCTGGATCCTAAAGTCCTTGAGATTGTGGCCAGCTACGACCCGGAAAATCAGCACGCCATCCCTTATATGTGGGGAACCACCGGCATCGGCTACAACGTTGCTCAGGCTAACAGGATACTCGGAGACACCACGCCTGACAGTTGGAAAACCCTATTTGAGCCGGAGGTCATCAGCCAGTTCGCTGAATGTGGCGTCGCGATTGTCGATGCCCCCACTGAAGTCAGCGCCGCCCTGCTGAAGTACCTTGGCAAAGACCCGAACTCAGAGTCCCGCGAAGACCTTAAACAGGTAGAGGAAAAGCTCAGAGCCATCCGCCCTTATGTGCAGTACTTTGACAGCTCCCGCTATATCAACGATCTGGCCAATGGCGAGATCTGTCTGGCACTGGGCTGGAGTGGCGATGTATTCACCGCCAGCCTGCGTGCTGCCGAAGCTGACAACGGTATTCAGGTGGATTACGTAATTCCCAAAGAGGGCGCACAGGGCTGGGCGGATACGTTCAATCTGGTCGCGGACTCCGGCAATGCCGAGGCAGCCTATGCCTTCCTCGACTACCTGATGGAGCCCGAGGTAATCGCCGGAATCAGCGACTATATCTGGTATGCCAACGCCAATCAGGCAGCGACACCGCTGGTCAATCCCGAGATCACCGGTCACCCCGGTATCTACCCGACTGCCGAAACCCATAAAAACCTGTTCGGCGACCGCGACCGCAGCGCCAAGTACAAACGCATGCTGACCCGTATGTGGACCCGAATCAAAACCGACAAATAA
- the aguB gene encoding N-carbamoylputrescine amidase, translated as MSNTVKFATVQLAIDWQQDKTLKKITAAIREAAKEGAQVIVLQELFLTPYFCKKQEAKYFELAQPLQGHPVIAQLSELAAELKVVLPVSYFEKDGNTFFNSLVMIDADGSVLDNYRKSHIPDGPGYSEKFYFSPGDTGFKVWKTAYGTFGAGICWDQWFPELARSMALAGAEAIFYPTAIGSEPQDPTLDSRDHWQRTMQGHSAANLVPVIAANRTGIETDDGISTTFYGSSFITDHTGKKLAEAPRDEETIIYAELDLNACAKARHSWGLFRDRRPDLYQRVLQLS; from the coding sequence ATGAGCAATACGGTTAAGTTTGCCACGGTGCAATTAGCCATCGACTGGCAGCAGGACAAAACGCTGAAAAAAATAACCGCCGCAATCCGTGAAGCGGCTAAGGAAGGCGCGCAGGTAATTGTTCTGCAGGAGCTGTTCCTTACCCCCTACTTCTGTAAAAAGCAGGAAGCGAAATATTTTGAGCTGGCTCAGCCACTGCAAGGCCACCCGGTAATCGCCCAACTCAGTGAACTGGCCGCAGAACTCAAGGTGGTGCTGCCGGTCAGCTACTTTGAGAAAGACGGTAACACCTTCTTTAACTCGCTGGTGATGATCGACGCCGACGGCAGCGTGCTGGATAACTACCGAAAATCCCACATCCCGGACGGCCCCGGCTACAGCGAAAAGTTCTACTTCAGCCCCGGCGATACCGGCTTTAAAGTCTGGAAAACCGCCTATGGTACCTTCGGCGCCGGCATCTGCTGGGACCAGTGGTTCCCGGAACTGGCACGCAGCATGGCACTGGCCGGTGCCGAAGCGATCTTCTACCCCACCGCCATCGGCTCCGAACCACAGGACCCGACGCTGGACTCCCGCGACCACTGGCAGCGCACCATGCAAGGCCACTCTGCCGCCAATCTGGTACCGGTCATCGCCGCCAACCGCACCGGCATCGAAACCGATGACGGTATCAGCACCACCTTTTACGGCTCCTCCTTCATCACCGACCACACCGGCAAAAAACTCGCCGAAGCACCGCGCGATGAGGAAACCATCATCTACGCCGAACTGGATCTGAACGCCTGCGCCAAAGCCCGCCATAGCTGGGGCCTGTTCCGCGACCGCCGCCCCGACCTCTATCAGCGGGTATTGCAGTTGAGCTAA
- a CDS encoding YicC/YloC family endoribonuclease: protein MTRSMTAFARQEAEHDWGSLSWEIRSVNHRYLEPHMRLPENLKELEGSLREKLRKTLSRGKVECTLRFNPEAKVQQLVVNEDYAREVIHAAETLQGMLAAHQPVDPLELMRWPGVLQDVKLDMELVKNSARALFDKALDDLIEGRSREGVELSGLINQRLDSISEIVAEVRSKMPQILENQRNNLQQRLAELKQELDESRLEQEIALLAQKADVDEEMDRLDTHVQEVRRVLKQKGPIGRRLDFLMQELNREANTLSSKSIVASTTQCAVELKVLIEQMREQIQNIE, encoded by the coding sequence ATGACACGCAGCATGACAGCATTTGCCCGCCAGGAAGCGGAACACGACTGGGGCTCCCTGAGCTGGGAGATCCGTTCCGTCAATCATCGCTACCTCGAGCCGCATATGCGTCTGCCGGAAAACCTCAAGGAGCTGGAAGGAAGCCTGCGTGAAAAACTGCGTAAAACCCTGAGCCGTGGCAAAGTGGAGTGCACCCTGCGCTTCAACCCGGAAGCCAAAGTTCAGCAACTGGTAGTGAATGAAGACTACGCCCGCGAAGTGATTCATGCCGCAGAAACCCTGCAGGGCATGCTCGCAGCACATCAACCGGTCGACCCTCTGGAGCTGATGCGCTGGCCGGGCGTGTTGCAGGATGTAAAACTGGATATGGAGCTGGTGAAAAATTCAGCCCGTGCCCTGTTTGATAAAGCACTGGATGACCTCATCGAAGGTCGTAGTCGCGAAGGTGTGGAGCTTTCCGGCCTGATCAACCAGCGCCTCGACTCCATCAGCGAAATCGTCGCCGAAGTGCGGAGCAAAATGCCGCAGATTCTGGAAAACCAGCGCAACAACCTGCAACAGCGTCTGGCCGAGCTGAAACAGGAACTGGACGAGTCGCGTCTGGAACAGGAGATCGCCCTGCTGGCTCAGAAAGCCGATGTCGATGAAGAGATGGATCGCCTCGACACCCATGTGCAGGAGGTTCGCCGCGTACTCAAACAGAAAGGCCCGATCGGCCGCCGCCTAGACTTCCTGATGCAGGAACTCAACCGCGAAGCCAACACCCTCTCATCCAAATCGATCGTCGCCAGCACCACCCAGTGCGCGGTAGAACTGAAAGTCCTGATCGAACAGATGCGCGAGCAGATCCAGAATATCGAATGA